Proteins from a single region of Pseudomonas sp. BSw22131:
- a CDS encoding PleD family two-component system response regulator, with amino-acid sequence MTEQEDPSRDRLKHHFAQRVIHQARQILEVWQRLQQSEWSAADMVELTEANTRLLRFAERFEQAEHAQLARSIQHSLEEVEANRGRLSSALITDLNRLMQRLSRTGLRHGDRLEQIALPPLRKPIYVMLQDNERSERLAKQLEFFGLGAQSLGNTQAFHSQLAQRLPAAVVMDVDFEGPGHGLKLAMQMQEGLEQKLPLLFFSHQETDTPTRLAAVRAGGEEFLTGTLEASSLLEKIEVLTRVAQYEPYKVLIIDDSRAQATHTERLLNSAGIVTRTLFDPIQTMAELADFQPDLIILDMYMPGCTGTELAKVIRHNDRYVSVPIIYLSAEDDLDKQLDAMSEGGDDFLTKPIKPRHLITTVRNRAARARNLKARMVRDSLTGLYNHTHILQLLEDCSFRARRENKPVSFAMLDIDHFKRVNDSHGHPMGDRVIKSLSLFLKQRLRKSDYIGRYGGEEFAVVMPDTDIEAAFTVLDEIRRRFAEIHYPAQPVDLFCTFSAGVVELGPNDDALMLASHADNALYRAKHAGRNQVHAQRDEACAPAKSLRAHTVL; translated from the coding sequence ATGACCGAGCAAGAAGATCCGAGCCGCGACCGCCTGAAGCACCACTTCGCGCAGCGTGTCATTCATCAAGCCCGCCAGATACTTGAGGTATGGCAGCGCTTGCAGCAAAGCGAGTGGTCAGCGGCGGACATGGTCGAGCTCACTGAGGCCAATACGCGTCTTTTGCGTTTTGCCGAGCGGTTCGAACAGGCCGAGCATGCACAACTGGCGCGCAGCATTCAGCACTCGCTTGAAGAGGTTGAGGCCAATCGCGGCCGTCTGAGCAGCGCACTTATCACTGACCTCAATCGGTTGATGCAACGGCTGTCACGCACAGGCCTGCGTCATGGTGATCGTCTTGAACAGATTGCCCTGCCGCCGCTGAGAAAGCCCATCTACGTGATGCTTCAGGATAACGAGCGTAGCGAGCGCCTGGCCAAGCAACTGGAGTTTTTCGGTCTGGGGGCACAATCGCTCGGCAACACCCAGGCGTTTCATTCGCAACTTGCCCAGCGCCTTCCTGCCGCCGTTGTCATGGATGTGGATTTCGAAGGCCCGGGGCATGGCCTCAAGCTGGCCATGCAAATGCAGGAAGGCCTTGAGCAAAAACTGCCGCTGCTTTTTTTCAGCCATCAGGAAACTGACACGCCCACTCGCCTCGCTGCCGTGCGTGCGGGGGGCGAGGAGTTTTTGACCGGTACGCTGGAAGCGTCCAGCCTGCTGGAGAAAATCGAAGTCCTGACACGTGTCGCGCAATACGAGCCCTATAAAGTGCTGATCATCGACGACTCGCGCGCGCAAGCCACGCACACCGAGCGTTTGCTAAACAGCGCAGGCATCGTCACGCGTACCTTGTTCGACCCGATTCAAACCATGGCGGAGCTGGCGGATTTTCAGCCGGATCTGATCATCCTCGACATGTATATGCCGGGTTGCACGGGCACCGAGCTTGCAAAAGTGATCCGCCACAACGATCGCTACGTCAGTGTGCCGATCATTTATCTGTCGGCAGAGGACGATCTGGACAAGCAACTGGATGCGATGAGCGAAGGTGGCGATGATTTTCTGACCAAGCCGATAAAGCCTCGTCACTTGATCACTACCGTGCGCAATCGAGCCGCCAGGGCACGTAATCTCAAGGCGCGGATGGTTCGCGACAGCCTGACGGGGCTTTACAACCACACGCACATTCTTCAACTGCTCGAAGATTGCAGCTTTCGAGCACGCCGCGAAAACAAGCCAGTCAGCTTTGCCATGCTGGACATCGATCACTTCAAAAGGGTCAACGATAGCCACGGCCATCCCATGGGCGACCGGGTGATCAAAAGCCTGTCGTTGTTTCTCAAGCAACGCCTGCGAAAAAGCGACTACATAGGGCGTTACGGTGGCGAGGAGTTTGCAGTAGTCATGCCGGACACAGATATCGAGGCGGCCTTTACTGTGCTGGACGAAATCCGTCGCCGCTTTGCCGAGATTCATTACCCGGCGCAACCTGTAGATCTGTTCTGTACGTTTAGTGCGGGCGTGGTTGAGCTTGGCCCGAACGACGATGCCTTGATGCTCGCCTCTCACGCCGATAATGCGCTGTACCGCGCCAAGCATGCCGGCCGCAATCAGGTGCATGCGCAACGCGATGAAGCGTGCGCCCCGGCGAAATCACTCAGGGCTCATACGGTGTTGTAA
- a CDS encoding MATE family efflux transporter has protein sequence MSDFANDWRHRPTHKRVWGLAAPMILSSVSVPLVTLVDSAVIGHLPHAHQLGAVAVGGTLYSFLAWAMGFLRMGTTGFAAQAAGRSDGAMLRQILLQSLLLALGFSLLLGLIGLPFLHLAIQMMQPSEDLNTLTQTFFHTRLFGLPAALATYALVGWFLGTQNARASLAILLTTNLVNIVLNLWFVLGLDWGVVGSARASVTAEWLGALLGLALTQKALRAFPGQVAWAALQRWQSWRPLLAVNRDIFIRSLVLQSVFFLITVQGARLGDATVAANALLLNGLLLTAHALDGLAHAVEALCGHAIGSHDREALRRSMNVAGGWSLICSLVFAGFFLCFGHLFISMQTNIKEVRQIAFAYLPYLAALPLVAVWSYLLDGLFIGATRAKDMRNTMLLNVVLIAPFAWLSMGFGNHGLWLTFLLFMALRGATLGYVAWQLNRSGEWFKP, from the coding sequence ATGTCTGATTTTGCCAACGACTGGCGTCACCGTCCTACGCACAAACGCGTATGGGGGCTGGCGGCGCCGATGATTTTGTCGAGCGTTTCCGTGCCGCTCGTGACGCTGGTGGACAGCGCCGTGATTGGTCATCTTCCTCACGCGCATCAGCTGGGCGCTGTGGCGGTAGGTGGGACGCTTTACAGTTTTCTGGCCTGGGCCATGGGCTTTTTGCGTATGGGCACCACCGGCTTTGCTGCGCAGGCGGCGGGACGCAGCGACGGCGCCATGTTGCGCCAGATACTGCTGCAAAGCCTGCTGCTGGCACTGGGCTTTTCACTGTTGCTGGGGCTGATCGGATTGCCGTTTCTGCATCTGGCTATCCAGATGATGCAGCCCTCCGAAGACCTCAACACGCTGACCCAAACCTTCTTCCACACCCGGCTGTTCGGTCTGCCCGCAGCGCTCGCCACTTATGCGCTGGTGGGCTGGTTCCTCGGCACTCAAAACGCACGTGCCTCCCTGGCGATCTTGCTGACCACTAACCTCGTCAACATCGTCCTGAATCTCTGGTTCGTGCTGGGCCTGGACTGGGGTGTGGTCGGTTCGGCGCGCGCCTCGGTGACTGCAGAATGGCTGGGAGCGCTACTGGGTCTGGCGCTGACCCAAAAAGCACTCAGGGCCTTCCCCGGTCAGGTCGCGTGGGCCGCACTGCAACGCTGGCAGAGCTGGCGCCCTTTGCTGGCGGTCAATCGCGACATTTTCATTCGCAGTCTGGTGCTGCAATCAGTGTTTTTCCTCATCACCGTACAAGGCGCCCGACTGGGCGATGCCACGGTGGCAGCCAATGCGCTGTTGCTTAACGGGCTGCTGCTGACCGCACACGCGCTGGACGGACTCGCCCATGCCGTTGAGGCGCTGTGCGGACATGCGATTGGCAGCCACGACCGCGAGGCACTCCGGCGCTCCATGAACGTCGCGGGCGGCTGGTCGTTGATCTGCAGCCTCGTGTTCGCCGGATTTTTCCTGTGCTTCGGCCACCTGTTCATATCGATGCAAACCAACATCAAGGAGGTGCGCCAAATCGCGTTCGCGTACCTCCCATATCTGGCAGCGCTACCGTTGGTGGCAGTCTGGAGCTACTTGCTGGACGGTCTGTTCATCGGCGCCACGCGGGCGAAGGACATGCGCAACACCATGCTGCTAAACGTGGTGCTGATCGCACCGTTTGCCTGGCTGAGCATGGGTTTCGGCAATCACGGCCTGTGGCTGACCTTTCTGCTGTTCATGGCCCTGCGCGGCGCGACGCTGGGTTATGTCGCCTGGCAACTCAATCGCAGCGGTGAGTGGTTCAAGCCATAA
- a CDS encoding alpha/beta hydrolase, whose product MIKVALKTLVTGWLMTLLMGCSPLKMLNAFTPQSTFTQVSGVAYGPDPRNKLDVYTPRHVAPDAPVVVFFYGGSWNSGDRGDYAFVGEALASRGIVAVLADYRLYPQVHYQGLLEDSAQAVGWTRKHIAQYGGDPSKLYVMGHSAGAYNAAMLALDPEWLAAAGMQPSSFKGWIGLAGPYDFLPIENPDVKPVFYFPNSPPDSQPINHVSAASPPALLIASTDDTLVNPARNTGGMATRLRDQGVSVRELYFSRTNHGTLVGAFARPLRFLAPVLDEVAAFIHAQDQVQVSSVSGNR is encoded by the coding sequence ATGATTAAAGTGGCGCTCAAAACCCTGGTGACCGGCTGGCTGATGACACTGTTAATGGGCTGCTCGCCCCTGAAGATGCTCAATGCATTTACGCCGCAGAGCACGTTCACCCAAGTATCCGGTGTGGCATATGGTCCGGACCCACGCAACAAGCTTGATGTGTATACGCCCAGACACGTCGCACCGGATGCCCCTGTGGTGGTGTTTTTCTATGGTGGCAGCTGGAACAGCGGAGACCGGGGCGACTATGCCTTCGTCGGAGAGGCGCTCGCGTCTCGAGGAATCGTTGCCGTGCTGGCTGACTACCGTCTTTATCCGCAGGTGCATTATCAAGGGTTGCTCGAAGACAGCGCGCAGGCCGTGGGCTGGACGCGTAAGCACATCGCTCAATATGGCGGTGACCCGTCGAAGCTTTATGTGATGGGTCACAGCGCCGGGGCTTACAACGCGGCGATGCTGGCGCTTGATCCTGAATGGCTGGCGGCTGCGGGCATGCAGCCTTCCTCGTTCAAGGGCTGGATCGGTCTTGCCGGCCCCTACGACTTTCTGCCCATCGAGAACCCTGACGTGAAGCCGGTGTTCTACTTTCCCAACTCGCCGCCCGATTCACAGCCGATCAATCACGTCAGTGCGGCCTCTCCCCCCGCGCTGTTGATAGCTTCGACGGACGACACGCTGGTCAACCCCGCACGCAACACGGGTGGTATGGCGACGCGCCTGCGCGATCAAGGCGTGTCGGTGCGGGAGCTGTACTTTTCGCGCACCAACCACGGCACGCTGGTCGGCGCATTCGCACGACCGCTGCGTTTCCTGGCGCCGGTGCTGGATGAGGTCGCAGCGTTTATCCATGCGCAGGATCAGGTGCAGGTCTCGTCGGTGTCTGGCAACCGCTGA
- a CDS encoding translation initiation factor Sui1 translates to MAKKAASFAALGGLVFSTDAGRHCPECRQPVDACTCKSTLIPAGDGIARVRRESKGRGGKTVTTVTGVPLAEEALKELATTLKRRCGTGGALKEGVIEIQGDHVETLLAELVKLGFKAKKSGG, encoded by the coding sequence TTGGCCAAAAAAGCCGCTTCCTTCGCCGCCCTTGGTGGCCTGGTATTTTCAACCGACGCGGGACGTCACTGTCCTGAATGCCGTCAGCCCGTCGACGCCTGCACCTGCAAAAGCACCTTGATCCCCGCCGGAGATGGCATCGCCCGAGTGCGCCGCGAAAGCAAAGGCCGTGGCGGCAAGACCGTGACCACTGTAACCGGTGTGCCGCTGGCCGAAGAGGCTCTCAAAGAGCTGGCCACCACGCTCAAGCGGCGATGTGGCACCGGTGGCGCGCTCAAGGAGGGTGTGATCGAGATTCAGGGCGATCATGTCGAGACCTTGCTGGCCGAACTGGTGAAACTGGGTTTCAAGGCGAAAAAATCGGGCGGATGA
- a CDS encoding type VI secretion system Vgr family protein, whose amino-acid sequence MSITEHHCHFRLDSIAFPRSLDVMTFKGQEALSRPFLFEVQAVSLHQELNVQQCLFSDVYLSSKVPGVGFHAQIQNIGRSNTGPGPAHYQITLGPRMGSLAHRSNQRIFQNMPAASIIRKVLREHGIHEVDYAFDLNRQYEELAFCAQHGETDLQLLERLCRQEGIVYYFEHSTANHLLVFSDEMRHTRRTAAAHFESQAARGEITRFEVIPSSPENAGEQRPALRIRGASALPFVRAGMQLPMTGHPDLQCNQAWLLTDVRHWGLQPVFKMGAFAPAYLNAFSGQQASCGLKPAKPLSEPRKIGLHRARVVGASFDEVPRDHEGRIKVRFEWGDQGDGSRYNDCWIPVDSKLDQPDRLWEGGMEVVVSFVEGDPDRPEIMAVVCDADTSTMAHTQAFVTAQNGVTTRLDRQDVLGDTGHIHLDGFTLQLGSSNELSLSVGGSHVRISGDDVTLTSPTIVLTAHGPVNDQAPDSPTLGGQNDGKTS is encoded by the coding sequence ATGTCCATCACCGAGCATCACTGCCACTTTCGTCTGGATTCAATTGCCTTTCCCCGTTCCCTGGACGTGATGACTTTCAAAGGCCAAGAGGCTCTCAGCCGTCCGTTTCTGTTCGAGGTGCAGGCCGTGAGTCTGCATCAGGAGCTGAACGTGCAGCAGTGTCTGTTCAGTGACGTGTACCTGAGTTCGAAAGTGCCGGGGGTTGGTTTTCACGCGCAGATCCAGAACATAGGTCGCAGCAATACCGGGCCGGGGCCTGCGCACTACCAGATCACGCTCGGCCCGCGAATGGGCTCCCTTGCGCACCGCTCCAATCAGCGGATTTTCCAGAACATGCCGGCTGCTTCGATCATTCGCAAAGTGTTGCGTGAGCACGGTATTCATGAGGTTGACTACGCTTTTGACCTGAACCGTCAGTATGAGGAACTGGCGTTCTGCGCCCAGCATGGAGAAACCGATCTGCAGCTGCTTGAGCGGCTGTGCAGGCAAGAGGGCATCGTTTATTACTTCGAGCATTCCACTGCCAACCATTTGCTGGTCTTTAGTGACGAGATGAGGCACACCCGCCGGACCGCCGCTGCACATTTCGAAAGCCAGGCGGCGCGCGGGGAAATCACTCGCTTCGAGGTCATTCCTTCCAGCCCCGAGAATGCCGGTGAGCAGCGTCCTGCATTGCGAATCAGGGGCGCCAGCGCGTTGCCATTTGTGCGCGCGGGCATGCAATTGCCGATGACCGGACACCCCGACCTTCAGTGCAATCAAGCCTGGCTGCTGACCGATGTTCGGCACTGGGGTCTCCAGCCGGTGTTCAAGATGGGAGCTTTTGCGCCGGCCTACCTGAACGCCTTTTCGGGTCAGCAGGCCTCCTGCGGACTGAAGCCGGCAAAGCCGCTCTCCGAGCCGCGCAAGATTGGCCTGCACCGAGCCCGCGTGGTGGGCGCCTCGTTCGACGAAGTGCCGCGCGATCATGAGGGTCGCATCAAGGTGCGTTTCGAGTGGGGGGATCAAGGCGACGGGTCGCGCTACAACGATTGCTGGATACCGGTGGACAGCAAGCTGGATCAGCCGGACAGGCTATGGGAAGGCGGGATGGAAGTTGTGGTGAGCTTTGTCGAGGGCGATCCCGACCGTCCCGAAATCATGGCGGTTGTCTGTGACGCCGACACCTCGACAATGGCCCACACGCAGGCGTTTGTTACAGCGCAAAACGGCGTCACCACCCGGCTTGATCGCCAGGATGTGCTGGGCGATACCGGGCATATTCATCTCGACGGATTCACGCTGCAACTCGGCAGCTCCAATGAGCTGAGCCTCAGCGTTGGCGGCAGTCACGTCAGGATCAGCGGTGACGACGTGACACTGACCAGTCCCACTATCGTGCTGACGGCGCATGGCCCTGTTAATGATCAGGCGCCAGACAGCCCAACCCTGGGTGGTCAGAATGACGGAAAAACCTCGTAA
- a CDS encoding NUDIX hydrolase, which produces MAVSKQEAAHRAASDAEQIAWVDRNDQLLGSMPRAELRERGLIGRGTYILLFNSAGELCVHRRTLSKAIYPGYWDVAAGGMVQADENYAESAARELEEELGVGGVELTGHEQFFFDLPDNRLWCAVFSAVWDGPLKLQPEEVLEARFIAVDEVLRETLEKPYCPDSLAALKRYLGHVANEA; this is translated from the coding sequence ATGGCCGTTTCCAAGCAGGAGGCCGCGCACCGCGCCGCCTCCGATGCCGAGCAGATCGCATGGGTCGATCGCAACGATCAACTGCTGGGCTCGATGCCCCGAGCCGAGCTACGCGAGCGCGGCCTTATCGGGCGTGGCACTTATATCCTGCTGTTCAATTCCGCTGGCGAGTTGTGCGTTCATCGCCGCACGCTTAGCAAGGCGATTTATCCGGGCTACTGGGATGTTGCCGCAGGCGGGATGGTGCAGGCAGACGAGAACTACGCCGAGTCCGCCGCGCGCGAGCTTGAAGAGGAACTGGGTGTGGGCGGTGTTGAGCTGACCGGACACGAGCAATTCTTCTTTGACCTGCCCGATAACAGGCTGTGGTGTGCTGTCTTCTCGGCCGTCTGGGATGGGCCATTGAAGCTGCAGCCCGAAGAGGTGCTGGAAGCGCGCTTTATCGCGGTTGATGAAGTGCTGCGCGAAACCCTTGAAAAGCCTTATTGCCCGGACTCCCTCGCCGCGTTGAAGCGCTACCTCGGACACGTCGCGAATGAGGCGTAA
- a CDS encoding DUF2333 family protein has translation MLDWKKRAGSADARVDTSSTSTARSRGYLGGLLFSKALGVLVGIYLIVTIVLGWWWSSEPPLFPVQQQAQAAAEREGKQMVIGYTTVETLKTVAGTLLDKRGGYLSNDRFPPGLWLDNIPSWEYGVLVQVRDLSRALRKDFARSQSQSAEDGDLARAEPLFNFDNKSWILPSSESQYRDGITALSRYQARLSDPNQKGALFYTRADNLNNWLGDVGTRLGSLSQRLSASVGRVKLNSTLKTEAQSTVTVRPGEVPQVDEEIVETPWMQIDNVFYEARGQAWALSHLLRAIEVDFADVLAKKNATVSVRQIIRELEASQEPMWSPMILNGSPFGVLANHSLVMANYLSRANAAVIDLRQLLSQG, from the coding sequence ATGCTGGATTGGAAGAAACGCGCGGGCAGCGCGGATGCACGTGTTGACACCTCGTCGACATCGACGGCGAGGAGCCGCGGTTACCTGGGTGGCCTGCTGTTCAGCAAGGCGCTTGGGGTTCTGGTCGGTATTTATCTGATCGTGACCATTGTCCTCGGTTGGTGGTGGAGCAGCGAGCCGCCATTGTTCCCGGTTCAGCAGCAGGCCCAGGCTGCCGCCGAGCGCGAAGGCAAGCAGATGGTGATTGGTTACACCACCGTCGAAACCCTCAAGACCGTGGCCGGTACGTTGCTCGACAAACGCGGCGGCTATCTCTCCAACGACCGTTTCCCGCCTGGCCTGTGGCTGGACAACATTCCGAGCTGGGAATACGGCGTGTTGGTGCAAGTGCGTGACCTAAGCCGTGCACTGCGCAAGGATTTTGCCCGTTCGCAGTCACAATCCGCTGAGGATGGCGATCTGGCCCGTGCCGAGCCGCTGTTCAACTTCGATAACAAAAGCTGGATTCTGCCATCGAGCGAATCGCAGTATCGCGACGGCATTACGGCACTGAGCCGCTATCAGGCACGGTTGTCGGATCCGAACCAGAAGGGCGCGCTGTTCTACACCCGCGCCGACAACCTGAACAACTGGCTGGGCGACGTCGGTACCCGTCTGGGTTCATTGTCTCAGCGTCTGTCTGCCAGCGTAGGCCGGGTCAAACTCAACAGCACCCTGAAGACCGAGGCGCAGTCCACCGTGACCGTCAGACCGGGTGAAGTGCCGCAGGTCGACGAAGAGATCGTTGAAACACCGTGGATGCAGATCGACAACGTCTTCTACGAAGCGCGTGGTCAGGCATGGGCGCTGTCCCATTTGCTGCGAGCCATCGAGGTCGATTTTGCTGACGTGCTGGCGAAGAAGAACGCGACCGTGAGCGTGCGTCAGATCATTCGCGAGCTTGAAGCGTCGCAAGAGCCGATGTGGAGCCCGATGATTCTCAACGGCAGCCCGTTTGGTGTGTTGGCTAACCACTCGCTGGTCATGGCTAATTACCTGTCGCGCGCCAACGCAGCGGTCATCGATCTGCGTCAACTGTTGTCGCAAGGCTGA
- the speA gene encoding arginine decarboxylase: protein MSVRRTRKDDGSQWTVADSRSVYGIRHWGAGYFAINEAGRVEVRPNGPSSSPIDLYEQVDQLRKSGLSLPLLVRFPDILQDRVRQLTGAFDENIARLDYKSQYTALYPIKVNQQEAVVENIIATQNVSIGLEAGSKPELMAVLALAPKGGTIVCNGYKDREFIRLALMGQKLGHNVFIVIEKESEVELVIEEAAELKVAPQIGLRVRLSSLASSKWADTGGEKSKFGLSAAQLLSVVERFRKAGLDQGIRLLHFHMGSQIANLADYQHGFKEAIRYYGELRNLGLPVDHIDVGGGLGVDYDGTHSRNASSINYDMDDYAGVVVGMLKEFCDAQGLPHPHIFSESGRSLTAHHAMLVIQVTDVERHNDEVPEITDKESLPETLQWLIDLLGPTDIEMVTETYWRATHYMSDIATQYSDGKLTLAEKALGEQCYFAVCRRLHNSLKARQRSHRQVLDELNDKLADKYICNFSVFQSLPDTWAIDQVLPIIPLHRLDEEPLRRAVLQDLTCDSDGKINQYVDEQSIETSLPVHALNEGEDYLLGVFLVGAYQEILGDMHNLFGDTDSVNIYQNPDGSVYSAGIETHDTIEDMLRYVHLSPEELMTHYRDKVASAKISPRERTQFLDALRLGLTRSSYLSS from the coding sequence ATGTCCGTACGACGCACACGCAAAGACGATGGCAGCCAATGGACCGTGGCGGACAGCCGCAGTGTCTATGGGATTCGCCACTGGGGAGCCGGGTATTTTGCAATCAACGAAGCCGGCCGCGTTGAAGTCCGCCCTAACGGGCCGTCAAGTTCACCCATCGATCTTTATGAACAGGTCGATCAGCTGCGTAAAAGTGGTTTGTCTCTGCCGCTGCTCGTGCGTTTTCCAGACATTCTGCAGGACCGTGTTCGCCAACTGACTGGCGCCTTCGACGAAAACATTGCGCGCCTGGATTACAAGAGCCAGTACACCGCGCTCTACCCGATCAAGGTCAACCAGCAAGAGGCCGTGGTCGAGAACATCATTGCCACGCAAAACGTTTCCATCGGTCTGGAGGCGGGTTCCAAACCTGAGCTGATGGCCGTGCTGGCGCTCGCTCCAAAGGGCGGAACCATCGTCTGCAACGGCTACAAGGACCGTGAGTTCATCCGGCTGGCGCTGATGGGGCAGAAGCTGGGTCACAACGTCTTCATCGTGATCGAGAAAGAATCCGAAGTTGAGCTGGTGATCGAAGAAGCCGCCGAGCTCAAGGTCGCGCCGCAAATCGGTCTGCGCGTACGCTTGTCATCGCTTGCGTCCAGCAAGTGGGCGGATACCGGGGGCGAGAAGTCAAAGTTCGGCCTGTCCGCGGCTCAGCTGCTGTCGGTGGTCGAGCGTTTCCGCAAGGCAGGGCTCGATCAGGGCATCCGTCTGCTGCACTTTCACATGGGCTCGCAGATCGCCAACCTGGCCGACTACCAGCACGGCTTCAAGGAAGCGATTCGTTACTACGGCGAGCTGCGCAACCTTGGCTTACCGGTTGATCACATCGACGTCGGTGGCGGTCTGGGCGTTGACTACGACGGTACGCACTCGCGCAACGCCAGCTCGATCAACTACGACATGGACGATTACGCCGGTGTCGTGGTCGGCATGCTCAAAGAGTTCTGCGATGCTCAAGGTTTGCCGCACCCGCACATCTTCTCTGAAAGCGGCCGCTCGCTGACCGCGCACCACGCCATGCTGGTGATCCAGGTGACAGACGTCGAGCGTCACAACGACGAAGTTCCGGAAATTACCGACAAGGAAAGCCTGCCTGAAACCCTGCAGTGGCTAATTGACCTGCTGGGCCCGACCGACATCGAAATGGTCACCGAAACCTACTGGCGCGCCACGCACTACATGAGCGACATCGCCACGCAGTACTCGGACGGCAAGCTGACCCTGGCCGAGAAAGCCTTGGGCGAGCAGTGCTATTTCGCCGTTTGCCGTCGCCTGCACAATTCGCTGAAGGCGCGTCAACGCTCCCATCGCCAAGTGCTCGACGAGCTCAACGACAAACTGGCCGACAAGTACATCTGCAACTTCTCTGTGTTCCAGAGCCTGCCGGATACCTGGGCCATCGATCAGGTGTTGCCGATCATTCCGCTGCATCGTCTGGATGAGGAGCCGTTGCGTCGCGCCGTGCTGCAAGACCTGACTTGTGACTCCGACGGCAAGATCAATCAATACGTCGACGAGCAGAGCATCGAAACCAGTCTGCCGGTGCACGCACTGAACGAGGGCGAGGACTACCTGCTGGGCGTGTTCCTGGTCGGCGCGTATCAAGAAATCCTGGGCGACATGCACAACCTGTTCGGTGATACCGACTCGGTGAACATCTACCAGAACCCGGATGGCAGCGTTTACTCCGCCGGCATCGAAACCCACGACACAATTGAAGACATGCTGCGTTACGTGCATTTGTCGCCGGAAGAACTGATGACCCATTACCGGGACAAGGTCGCCAGCGCCAAGATCAGCCCGCGTGAGCGCACCCAGTTCCTCGACGCTTTGCGTCTGGGGCTGACGCGGTCTTCTTACCTGTCGTCGTGA